One region of Monomorium pharaonis isolate MP-MQ-018 chromosome 11, ASM1337386v2, whole genome shotgun sequence genomic DNA includes:
- the LOC105835543 gene encoding potassium voltage-gated channel subfamily H member 8 isoform X3 — MPVRKGLLAPQNTFLDTIATRFDGTHSNFVLGNAQVPSLYPIVYCSDGFCELTGFARAQIMQKGCACKFLYGPETKEEEKAMIDKSLESKTELKMEVVFYKKNGSPFDCLLDIVPIKNEKGDVVLFLASHKDITHTKNLQLCELHDSDSNGNIDPEAPPSNYGRRRSRAVLYQLSGHYKQDNKHKIKLNNTLLHSTAPPLPEYKTTTVKKSQFILSHYGGFKSCWDWLILIATFYVAIIVPYNASFINTDRPTMVSDVVVEVLFIFDIVFNFRTTYVSRKGEVVSNSRSIAVNYVKGWFFVDLVAALPFDFLYASDVYSGEDSAHSNIHLVKLTRLLRLARLLQKMDRYSQYSAVILTMLMLFFIVVAHWLACIWYVIAEKERLRNDKDWDLGWIHTLAEKLKISVQNVTHTESYITALYFTCSSLTSVGFGNVSANTFSEKFFSICTMLIGALMHAVVFGNVTAIIQRMYSRRSLYQTKLRDLKDFLVLHQIPEELKQRMQDYFQTMWSLNHGIDVHETLKQFPEELRGDVSMHLHREILSLPIFEAASQGCLKLLSLHIRNNFCAPGEFLMHKGDALSYIYYLCNGSMEVVQNDMVVAILGKGDLVGCDINVHLQHGNNGGGTTGSGSVDVVKSSCDVKALTYCDLKCIHMPGLVEVLRLYPEYQHEFAHDIQHDLTYNLREGYEAEQESDVNGPSLTLPSISEDDENLAEEGETSPLSPPNKSPLHTSSSPRHAKFREGRRAGRGVLLRGGRAAQMIAQESVEEHIRGSVERLDNQFSTLHQDVATLSCEVRNAIQALQMLACSPQSNPNLPTPAASRGSGVLARSSSHPPDAICWNPPERLIDASTQTDWPVDLFETWVRANPRRALKALGLDPDIVLRLPPPSPTPSPSSPPPPPYEPLSPSAGSPQQSPSQSPTTGNDSYVFGISRDGRHIPRLYRPPNSAWHPDNNKLWHRFSAGDADNASLYQALRRLPESRSLKFDSFDS; from the exons ACAGCAACTTTGTACTGGGAAATGCGCAGGTTCCGTCGCTCTATCCGATCGTCTACTGCTCCGATGGGTTCTGCGAGCTGACAGGATTCGCGCGAGCGCAAATCATGCAGAAGGGTTGCGCTTGCAAGTTTCTCTACGGGCCGGAAACgaaggaggaagagaaggCCATGATCGACAAGAGCCTCGAGAGCAAGACGGAGTTGAAGATGGAGGTTGTCTTCTACAAGAAGAACG GAAGTCCATTCGATTGCCTACTCGACATTGTTCCGATAAAAAACGAGAAGGGCGACGTCGTACTGTTCCTGGCCTCGCACAAAGACATCACGCACACGAAGAACCTTCAGCTCTGTGAGTTGCACGATAGTG ACTCGAATGGCAATATCGACCCTGAGGCACCGCCTTCCAATTACGGTAGGAGAAGAAGTCGCGCCGTCCTTTATCAACTGTCGGGCCATTACAAGCAGGACAATAAGCACAAAATTAAGCTAAACAAT ACGCTTCTGCATTCAACCGCGCCGCCTTTACCGGAATACAAAACGACAACCGTCAAAAAGTCGCAATTTATTCTTAGCCATTACGGTGGTTTTAAATCCTGCTGGGACTGGTTGATTCTCATCGCGACCTTCTACGTGGCAATAATCGTACCCTATAACGCGAGCTTCATCAACACCGACAGGCCTACGATGGTCAGTGACGTTGTCGTCGAAGTGCTCTTCATTTTCG ATATCGTTTTCAACTTCAGAACAACGTACGTGAGCAGGAAGGGCGAAGTAGTCAGCAATAGCAGGAGCATCGCCGTGAATTACGTGAAAGGCTGGTTCTTTGTCGACCTCGTAGCGGCATTGCCGTTTGATTTTCTCTATGCCTCAGACGTTTACAGCGGCGAG GACTCGGCGCACAGTAACATTCACTTGGTGAAACTCACGAGATTACTGAGGCTCGCGCGACTGCTGCAAAAAATGGACAGATATTCGCAGTACAGCGCGGTAATTTTAACGATGCTCATGCTCTTTTTCATTGTGGTGGCACACTGGCTGGCCTGCATCTGGTACGTGATCGCCGAGAAGGAACGCTTGCGGAACGACAAGGATTGGGATCTCG GTTGGATACATACCCTGgctgaaaaattgaaaatatcagTGCAAAACGTCACGCACACAGAAAGTTACATTACAGCATTATATTTCACTTGCAGTAGTCTAACTTCCGTAGGTTTCGGAAATGTTTCGGCAAACACGTTCTCGGAGAAATTCTTCTCCATCTGCACGATGTTAATTGGGG CTCTTATGCACGCCGTAGTATTCGGCAACGTTACTGCGATCATTCAAAGAATGTACTCTAGAAGATCCCTATATCAGACAAAGTTACGAGATCTCAAAGATTTTCTTGTCTTACATCAAATCCCGGAGGAGCTCAAGCAGCGAATGCAGGATTACTTTCAGACTATGTGGTCATTAAACCACGGTATTGACGTGCACGAG ACTCTGAAACAATTTCCCGAGGAGCTGCGAGGAGATGTTTCGATGCATCTTCATCGAGAGATTTTGAGTTTACCAATATTCGAAGCCGCCTCACAAGGGTGTTTAAAGCTGCTTTCGCTCCATATCAGAAATAACTTTTGTGCCCCCGGCGAATTTCTCATGCACAAAGGCGATGCCCTctcgtatatttattatctgtgCAATGGATCGATGGAAGTTGTGCAAAACGACATGGTGGTTGCAATTTTAG GGAAGGGAGATTTAGTTGGGTGCGACATAAACGTTCACCTGCAACACGGGAATAACGGCGGTGGCACTACTGGGTCTGGCTCGGTTGATGTGGTAAAATCCAGCTGCGACGTCAAGGCGCTAACATATTGCGATTTGAAGTGCATACACATGCCAGGGTTAGTCGAGGTCCTTCGACTGTATCCCGAGTATCAGCATGAGTTTGCGCATGACATACAACATGATCTTACATACAACCTACGTGAAGGATATGAGGCAGAG CAGGAATCCGATGTAAATGGCCCGTCATTGACACTGCCCTCCATCAGCGAGGACGACGAGAACCTAGCCGAAGAGGGTGAAACTTCTCCTCTCTCACCCCCCAACAAATCACCGCTTCACACCTCTTCGAGCCCGCGACATGCCAAGTTCAG AGAAGGGAGGCGAGCAGGGAGAGGAGTCTTGCTACGAGGAGGAAGGGCAGCGCAAATGATCGCGCAAGAATCTGTAGAGGAGCATATCCGCGGATCGGTTGAGAGACTCGATAATCAGTTTTCCACGCTACACCAGGACGTTGCGACGCTCAGTTGCGAG GTGCGCAACGCCATTCAAGCGCTGCAGATGCTCGCCTGCTCACCCCAGAGTAACCCGAATTTGCCGACCCCGGCGGCGAGCCGTGGCAGCGGGGTCCTCGCGAGGAGCTCGTCCCATCCCCCGGACGCCATTTGTTGGAATCCGCCGGAGAGATTGATCGACGCGTCGACGCAGACGGATTGGCCGGTCGACCTGTTTGAGACGTGGGTGCGCGCAAACCCCCGCAGGGCCTTAAAGGCCCTCGGCCTCGACCCGGACATCGTTCTCAGGCTACCACCGCCGTCGCCCACGCCGTCGCCGTCCTCGCCCCCGCCGCCGCCCTACGAACCCCTATCACCTTCGGCAGGCTCGCCGCAGCAATCGCCCTCGCAATCTCCGACTACAG GAAACGACAGCTACGTTTTTGGAATTAGTCGCGACGGTCGGCACATTCCCCGACTGTACAGGCCACCGAATTCAGCCTGGCACCCCGACAACAACAAGCTGTGGCACCGCTTCAGCGCCGGCGACGCCGACAACGCGTCGCTGTACCAGGCGTTACGACGTCTTCCGGAGTCACGCTCATTGAAGTTCGATTCGTTCGACAGCTGA
- the LOC105835543 gene encoding potassium voltage-gated channel subfamily H member 8 isoform X2: MPVRKGLLAPQNTFLDTIATRFDGTHSNFVLGNAQVPSLYPIVYCSDGFCELTGFARAQIMQKGCACKFLYGPETKEEEKAMIDKSLESKTELKMEVVFYKKNGSPFDCLLDIVPIKNEKGDVVLFLASHKDITHTKNLQLCELHDSDSNGNIDPEAPPSNYGRRRSRAVLYQLSGHYKQDNKHKIKLNNTLLHSTAPPLPEYKTTTVKKSQFILSHYGGFKSCWDWLILIATFYVAIIVPYNASFINTDRPTMVSDVVVEVLFIFDIVFNFRTTYVSRKGEVVSNSRSIAVNYVKGWFFVDLVAALPFDFLYASDVYSGEDSAHSNIHLVKLTRLLRLARLLQKMDRYSQYSAVILTMLMLFFIVVAHWLACIWYVIAEKERLRNDKDWDLGWIHTLAEKLKISVQNVTHTESYITALYFTCSSLTSVGFGNVSANTFSEKFFSICTMLIGALMHAVVFGNVTAIIQRMYSRRSLYQTKLRDLKDFLVLHQIPEELKQRMQDYFQTMWSLNHGIDVHETLKQFPEELRGDVSMHLHREILSLPIFEAASQGCLKLLSLHIRNNFCAPGEFLMHKGDALSYIYYLCNGSMEVVQNDMVVAILGKGDLVGCDINVHLQHGNNGGGTTGSGSVDVVKSSCDVKALTYCDLKCIHMPGLVEVLRLYPEYQHEFAHDIQHDLTYNLREGYEAEESDVNGPSLTLPSISEDDENLAEEGETSPLSPPNKSPLHTSSSPRHAKFREDYREGRRAGRGVLLRGGRAAQMIAQESVEEHIRGSVERLDNQFSTLHQDVATLSCEVRNAIQALQMLACSPQSNPNLPTPAASRGSGVLARSSSHPPDAICWNPPERLIDASTQTDWPVDLFETWVRANPRRALKALGLDPDIVLRLPPPSPTPSPSSPPPPPYEPLSPSAGSPQQSPSQSPTTGNDSYVFGISRDGRHIPRLYRPPNSAWHPDNNKLWHRFSAGDADNASLYQALRRLPESRSLKFDSFDS, encoded by the exons ACAGCAACTTTGTACTGGGAAATGCGCAGGTTCCGTCGCTCTATCCGATCGTCTACTGCTCCGATGGGTTCTGCGAGCTGACAGGATTCGCGCGAGCGCAAATCATGCAGAAGGGTTGCGCTTGCAAGTTTCTCTACGGGCCGGAAACgaaggaggaagagaaggCCATGATCGACAAGAGCCTCGAGAGCAAGACGGAGTTGAAGATGGAGGTTGTCTTCTACAAGAAGAACG GAAGTCCATTCGATTGCCTACTCGACATTGTTCCGATAAAAAACGAGAAGGGCGACGTCGTACTGTTCCTGGCCTCGCACAAAGACATCACGCACACGAAGAACCTTCAGCTCTGTGAGTTGCACGATAGTG ACTCGAATGGCAATATCGACCCTGAGGCACCGCCTTCCAATTACGGTAGGAGAAGAAGTCGCGCCGTCCTTTATCAACTGTCGGGCCATTACAAGCAGGACAATAAGCACAAAATTAAGCTAAACAAT ACGCTTCTGCATTCAACCGCGCCGCCTTTACCGGAATACAAAACGACAACCGTCAAAAAGTCGCAATTTATTCTTAGCCATTACGGTGGTTTTAAATCCTGCTGGGACTGGTTGATTCTCATCGCGACCTTCTACGTGGCAATAATCGTACCCTATAACGCGAGCTTCATCAACACCGACAGGCCTACGATGGTCAGTGACGTTGTCGTCGAAGTGCTCTTCATTTTCG ATATCGTTTTCAACTTCAGAACAACGTACGTGAGCAGGAAGGGCGAAGTAGTCAGCAATAGCAGGAGCATCGCCGTGAATTACGTGAAAGGCTGGTTCTTTGTCGACCTCGTAGCGGCATTGCCGTTTGATTTTCTCTATGCCTCAGACGTTTACAGCGGCGAG GACTCGGCGCACAGTAACATTCACTTGGTGAAACTCACGAGATTACTGAGGCTCGCGCGACTGCTGCAAAAAATGGACAGATATTCGCAGTACAGCGCGGTAATTTTAACGATGCTCATGCTCTTTTTCATTGTGGTGGCACACTGGCTGGCCTGCATCTGGTACGTGATCGCCGAGAAGGAACGCTTGCGGAACGACAAGGATTGGGATCTCG GTTGGATACATACCCTGgctgaaaaattgaaaatatcagTGCAAAACGTCACGCACACAGAAAGTTACATTACAGCATTATATTTCACTTGCAGTAGTCTAACTTCCGTAGGTTTCGGAAATGTTTCGGCAAACACGTTCTCGGAGAAATTCTTCTCCATCTGCACGATGTTAATTGGGG CTCTTATGCACGCCGTAGTATTCGGCAACGTTACTGCGATCATTCAAAGAATGTACTCTAGAAGATCCCTATATCAGACAAAGTTACGAGATCTCAAAGATTTTCTTGTCTTACATCAAATCCCGGAGGAGCTCAAGCAGCGAATGCAGGATTACTTTCAGACTATGTGGTCATTAAACCACGGTATTGACGTGCACGAG ACTCTGAAACAATTTCCCGAGGAGCTGCGAGGAGATGTTTCGATGCATCTTCATCGAGAGATTTTGAGTTTACCAATATTCGAAGCCGCCTCACAAGGGTGTTTAAAGCTGCTTTCGCTCCATATCAGAAATAACTTTTGTGCCCCCGGCGAATTTCTCATGCACAAAGGCGATGCCCTctcgtatatttattatctgtgCAATGGATCGATGGAAGTTGTGCAAAACGACATGGTGGTTGCAATTTTAG GGAAGGGAGATTTAGTTGGGTGCGACATAAACGTTCACCTGCAACACGGGAATAACGGCGGTGGCACTACTGGGTCTGGCTCGGTTGATGTGGTAAAATCCAGCTGCGACGTCAAGGCGCTAACATATTGCGATTTGAAGTGCATACACATGCCAGGGTTAGTCGAGGTCCTTCGACTGTATCCCGAGTATCAGCATGAGTTTGCGCATGACATACAACATGATCTTACATACAACCTACGTGAAGGATATGAGGCAGAG GAATCCGATGTAAATGGCCCGTCATTGACACTGCCCTCCATCAGCGAGGACGACGAGAACCTAGCCGAAGAGGGTGAAACTTCTCCTCTCTCACCCCCCAACAAATCACCGCTTCACACCTCTTCGAGCCCGCGACATGCCAAGTTCAG GGAGGATTACAGAGAAGGGAGGCGAGCAGGGAGAGGAGTCTTGCTACGAGGAGGAAGGGCAGCGCAAATGATCGCGCAAGAATCTGTAGAGGAGCATATCCGCGGATCGGTTGAGAGACTCGATAATCAGTTTTCCACGCTACACCAGGACGTTGCGACGCTCAGTTGCGAG GTGCGCAACGCCATTCAAGCGCTGCAGATGCTCGCCTGCTCACCCCAGAGTAACCCGAATTTGCCGACCCCGGCGGCGAGCCGTGGCAGCGGGGTCCTCGCGAGGAGCTCGTCCCATCCCCCGGACGCCATTTGTTGGAATCCGCCGGAGAGATTGATCGACGCGTCGACGCAGACGGATTGGCCGGTCGACCTGTTTGAGACGTGGGTGCGCGCAAACCCCCGCAGGGCCTTAAAGGCCCTCGGCCTCGACCCGGACATCGTTCTCAGGCTACCACCGCCGTCGCCCACGCCGTCGCCGTCCTCGCCCCCGCCGCCGCCCTACGAACCCCTATCACCTTCGGCAGGCTCGCCGCAGCAATCGCCCTCGCAATCTCCGACTACAG GAAACGACAGCTACGTTTTTGGAATTAGTCGCGACGGTCGGCACATTCCCCGACTGTACAGGCCACCGAATTCAGCCTGGCACCCCGACAACAACAAGCTGTGGCACCGCTTCAGCGCCGGCGACGCCGACAACGCGTCGCTGTACCAGGCGTTACGACGTCTTCCGGAGTCACGCTCATTGAAGTTCGATTCGTTCGACAGCTGA
- the LOC105835543 gene encoding potassium voltage-gated channel subfamily H member 8 isoform X1: MPVRKGLLAPQNTFLDTIATRFDGTHSNFVLGNAQVPSLYPIVYCSDGFCELTGFARAQIMQKGCACKFLYGPETKEEEKAMIDKSLESKTELKMEVVFYKKNGSPFDCLLDIVPIKNEKGDVVLFLASHKDITHTKNLQLCELHDSDSNGNIDPEAPPSNYGRRRSRAVLYQLSGHYKQDNKHKIKLNNTLLHSTAPPLPEYKTTTVKKSQFILSHYGGFKSCWDWLILIATFYVAIIVPYNASFINTDRPTMVSDVVVEVLFIFDIVFNFRTTYVSRKGEVVSNSRSIAVNYVKGWFFVDLVAALPFDFLYASDVYSGEDSAHSNIHLVKLTRLLRLARLLQKMDRYSQYSAVILTMLMLFFIVVAHWLACIWYVIAEKERLRNDKDWDLGWIHTLAEKLKISVQNVTHTESYITALYFTCSSLTSVGFGNVSANTFSEKFFSICTMLIGALMHAVVFGNVTAIIQRMYSRRSLYQTKLRDLKDFLVLHQIPEELKQRMQDYFQTMWSLNHGIDVHETLKQFPEELRGDVSMHLHREILSLPIFEAASQGCLKLLSLHIRNNFCAPGEFLMHKGDALSYIYYLCNGSMEVVQNDMVVAILGKGDLVGCDINVHLQHGNNGGGTTGSGSVDVVKSSCDVKALTYCDLKCIHMPGLVEVLRLYPEYQHEFAHDIQHDLTYNLREGYEAEQESDVNGPSLTLPSISEDDENLAEEGETSPLSPPNKSPLHTSSSPRHAKFREDYREGRRAGRGVLLRGGRAAQMIAQESVEEHIRGSVERLDNQFSTLHQDVATLSCEVRNAIQALQMLACSPQSNPNLPTPAASRGSGVLARSSSHPPDAICWNPPERLIDASTQTDWPVDLFETWVRANPRRALKALGLDPDIVLRLPPPSPTPSPSSPPPPPYEPLSPSAGSPQQSPSQSPTTGNDSYVFGISRDGRHIPRLYRPPNSAWHPDNNKLWHRFSAGDADNASLYQALRRLPESRSLKFDSFDS, translated from the exons ACAGCAACTTTGTACTGGGAAATGCGCAGGTTCCGTCGCTCTATCCGATCGTCTACTGCTCCGATGGGTTCTGCGAGCTGACAGGATTCGCGCGAGCGCAAATCATGCAGAAGGGTTGCGCTTGCAAGTTTCTCTACGGGCCGGAAACgaaggaggaagagaaggCCATGATCGACAAGAGCCTCGAGAGCAAGACGGAGTTGAAGATGGAGGTTGTCTTCTACAAGAAGAACG GAAGTCCATTCGATTGCCTACTCGACATTGTTCCGATAAAAAACGAGAAGGGCGACGTCGTACTGTTCCTGGCCTCGCACAAAGACATCACGCACACGAAGAACCTTCAGCTCTGTGAGTTGCACGATAGTG ACTCGAATGGCAATATCGACCCTGAGGCACCGCCTTCCAATTACGGTAGGAGAAGAAGTCGCGCCGTCCTTTATCAACTGTCGGGCCATTACAAGCAGGACAATAAGCACAAAATTAAGCTAAACAAT ACGCTTCTGCATTCAACCGCGCCGCCTTTACCGGAATACAAAACGACAACCGTCAAAAAGTCGCAATTTATTCTTAGCCATTACGGTGGTTTTAAATCCTGCTGGGACTGGTTGATTCTCATCGCGACCTTCTACGTGGCAATAATCGTACCCTATAACGCGAGCTTCATCAACACCGACAGGCCTACGATGGTCAGTGACGTTGTCGTCGAAGTGCTCTTCATTTTCG ATATCGTTTTCAACTTCAGAACAACGTACGTGAGCAGGAAGGGCGAAGTAGTCAGCAATAGCAGGAGCATCGCCGTGAATTACGTGAAAGGCTGGTTCTTTGTCGACCTCGTAGCGGCATTGCCGTTTGATTTTCTCTATGCCTCAGACGTTTACAGCGGCGAG GACTCGGCGCACAGTAACATTCACTTGGTGAAACTCACGAGATTACTGAGGCTCGCGCGACTGCTGCAAAAAATGGACAGATATTCGCAGTACAGCGCGGTAATTTTAACGATGCTCATGCTCTTTTTCATTGTGGTGGCACACTGGCTGGCCTGCATCTGGTACGTGATCGCCGAGAAGGAACGCTTGCGGAACGACAAGGATTGGGATCTCG GTTGGATACATACCCTGgctgaaaaattgaaaatatcagTGCAAAACGTCACGCACACAGAAAGTTACATTACAGCATTATATTTCACTTGCAGTAGTCTAACTTCCGTAGGTTTCGGAAATGTTTCGGCAAACACGTTCTCGGAGAAATTCTTCTCCATCTGCACGATGTTAATTGGGG CTCTTATGCACGCCGTAGTATTCGGCAACGTTACTGCGATCATTCAAAGAATGTACTCTAGAAGATCCCTATATCAGACAAAGTTACGAGATCTCAAAGATTTTCTTGTCTTACATCAAATCCCGGAGGAGCTCAAGCAGCGAATGCAGGATTACTTTCAGACTATGTGGTCATTAAACCACGGTATTGACGTGCACGAG ACTCTGAAACAATTTCCCGAGGAGCTGCGAGGAGATGTTTCGATGCATCTTCATCGAGAGATTTTGAGTTTACCAATATTCGAAGCCGCCTCACAAGGGTGTTTAAAGCTGCTTTCGCTCCATATCAGAAATAACTTTTGTGCCCCCGGCGAATTTCTCATGCACAAAGGCGATGCCCTctcgtatatttattatctgtgCAATGGATCGATGGAAGTTGTGCAAAACGACATGGTGGTTGCAATTTTAG GGAAGGGAGATTTAGTTGGGTGCGACATAAACGTTCACCTGCAACACGGGAATAACGGCGGTGGCACTACTGGGTCTGGCTCGGTTGATGTGGTAAAATCCAGCTGCGACGTCAAGGCGCTAACATATTGCGATTTGAAGTGCATACACATGCCAGGGTTAGTCGAGGTCCTTCGACTGTATCCCGAGTATCAGCATGAGTTTGCGCATGACATACAACATGATCTTACATACAACCTACGTGAAGGATATGAGGCAGAG CAGGAATCCGATGTAAATGGCCCGTCATTGACACTGCCCTCCATCAGCGAGGACGACGAGAACCTAGCCGAAGAGGGTGAAACTTCTCCTCTCTCACCCCCCAACAAATCACCGCTTCACACCTCTTCGAGCCCGCGACATGCCAAGTTCAG GGAGGATTACAGAGAAGGGAGGCGAGCAGGGAGAGGAGTCTTGCTACGAGGAGGAAGGGCAGCGCAAATGATCGCGCAAGAATCTGTAGAGGAGCATATCCGCGGATCGGTTGAGAGACTCGATAATCAGTTTTCCACGCTACACCAGGACGTTGCGACGCTCAGTTGCGAG GTGCGCAACGCCATTCAAGCGCTGCAGATGCTCGCCTGCTCACCCCAGAGTAACCCGAATTTGCCGACCCCGGCGGCGAGCCGTGGCAGCGGGGTCCTCGCGAGGAGCTCGTCCCATCCCCCGGACGCCATTTGTTGGAATCCGCCGGAGAGATTGATCGACGCGTCGACGCAGACGGATTGGCCGGTCGACCTGTTTGAGACGTGGGTGCGCGCAAACCCCCGCAGGGCCTTAAAGGCCCTCGGCCTCGACCCGGACATCGTTCTCAGGCTACCACCGCCGTCGCCCACGCCGTCGCCGTCCTCGCCCCCGCCGCCGCCCTACGAACCCCTATCACCTTCGGCAGGCTCGCCGCAGCAATCGCCCTCGCAATCTCCGACTACAG GAAACGACAGCTACGTTTTTGGAATTAGTCGCGACGGTCGGCACATTCCCCGACTGTACAGGCCACCGAATTCAGCCTGGCACCCCGACAACAACAAGCTGTGGCACCGCTTCAGCGCCGGCGACGCCGACAACGCGTCGCTGTACCAGGCGTTACGACGTCTTCCGGAGTCACGCTCATTGAAGTTCGATTCGTTCGACAGCTGA